In Colias croceus chromosome 21, ilColCroc2.1, the DNA window ATTTTCCACTtagtacatatatgtataaagtGATAAATTGGTCTAATGGTAATTGAACATTATTGCTCCTTACagcaaacaaaaattatttttagttacaaTTCCCTAGTTGCTCGACATCGTtataaattacctacctactgtcATTTGCTACGAGGTCATAGTACTATTTTAGTCTTGCAGATGGAATACTAATATAAGTTCCGAGCTTTTGTATTCATCCCGGAAGATTAACAAatcagttttattaattaattagctaTCAATGTTAAAgtgtttgttattataataatatatgtatgcgagttttttttttgtgaacgTATGTGatgaagtaataaaataatgcatattaaaGTTGTCTGGACTTGTttacttttgtttttgtgtaagCTTTTGCACACTTTACGATTGTTACGTATTTCTtgagtaatatttttaatttctaattaaataataatacattttttaatttcatagcATCAGTGTCTTCTAATCCAGTGTcagtatgtattttatttctacattATAAACCAATGGTGTTGTGTTTTTGTGGGAAGattattaaagttattaaattttagggACATATCAGTGATTGTGGAGAACATGGTGACTGCATTTCTAGCCCTGAcgaatgtaataaaaagtgTGGATGCGACGTATATTCAGCGTACgtatatacaataaattattagtctAAGTTATTAgtatcattttgttttttcgtAGATAATTGTTTttcctttaaataaaattgaaaattttattttagcgTGCTGTACTATAATGAAACTACTAAAGAATGtgatataaatgttaaattactTTTGGAAACATtaactgaaaaatataatacgcaaGGTAGGTAAAATCTTATCAAAATAGTGAAGTTACTTACTTGACTTTATTATGTTATCCATTTccattaattgattttatttaatttttacattatgtTATCCATTTccattatttgattttatttaatttttacagaaAGTGTAATTTCGGAGGCAAATAGAGTATTTAATCACATTATATTATCAGTCATTATATTTGCAGCATGTGCTGGAATATGTGTTTGCTCGGCGTGTTTTTATTGCTGtcacataaattatatgtaagAAATCTTAgaaattatatctatttatttacgtaAAAATTTGTACAAGTAACGATTATTACGTACGTTAcgtaatacttaaaaaataaagtcataaagaagttttacttcttacgtgtgtacactagtacacattttttattaaaacctttaattttatttgaacaatTATTTCAGGGATAATCGTTTGAAAAAGGATGTTGATGCATTGGCGGCTAAATTAAAAAGGGAGAAccgttataaaaaaatgccacATAGGCCGGCACCACCCCAATCAGGAGAAAGCTGCAATATAATCGTTGATAACGCAGGAGTGTAttgtgtttaataaataaatgttatttagatttgaTTTGTTATACATACATTTTCTAAACATGTAAtgccttttattatttttgagatGTTTTTGTGGAGTATCGGATAATTTTGATGGATAAATGGATCAACCATCAACCATTTTCATTTTCCCTTCTCAATCCAA includes these proteins:
- the LOC123701303 gene encoding uncharacterized protein LOC123701303 isoform X3; its protein translation is MHIKVVWTCLLLFLSSVSSNPVSGHISDCGEHGDCISSPDECNKKCGCDVYSAVLYYNETTKECDINVKLLLETLTEKYNTQGIIV
- the LOC123701303 gene encoding uncharacterized protein LOC123701303 isoform X2, with product MHIKVVWTCLLLFLSSVSSNPVSGHISDCGEHGDCISSPDECNKKCGCDVYSAVLYYNETTKECDINVKLLLETLTEKYNTQACAGICVCSACFYCCHINYMDNRLKKDVDALAAKLKRENRYKKMPHRPAPPQSGESCNIIVDNAGVYCV
- the LOC123701303 gene encoding uncharacterized protein LOC123701303 isoform X1; the protein is MHIKVVWTCLLLFLSSVSSNPVSGHISDCGEHGDCISSPDECNKKCGCDVYSAVLYYNETTKECDINVKLLLETLTEKYNTQESVISEANRVFNHIILSVIIFAACAGICVCSACFYCCHINYMDNRLKKDVDALAAKLKRENRYKKMPHRPAPPQSGESCNIIVDNAGVYCV